From Anopheles funestus chromosome 3RL, idAnoFuneDA-416_04, whole genome shotgun sequence, a single genomic window includes:
- the LOC125769604 gene encoding somatostatin receptor type 2-like encodes MEEGNTTSFVLLGGYDSLIDQNVSAFGIYQANSEPNDTFMGNFTCPPTDMPTTYYLFMFLYAVVCLVGVLGNTLVIYVVLRFSNMQTVTNMYILNLAIADECFLIGIPFLIATMHMKRWTLGGAMCKAYMVSTSVTQFTSSIFLFIMSADRYIAICHHISSPKYRTPLVSRIVSLLAWLASALIMLPIMIYADVIEQKPNTYSCQILWPETHGHLPGYTFTLYSLILGFVIPLCFIMTFYCLVIRKLRNVGPKTTGKSRGKRRSHRKVTKLVLTVITVYILCWLPYWISQVALITSDFETCSTRLDLILFLLVGCLGYINSAINPILYAYLSENFKKSFLKACTCAARAEVNAQLKLENSVMPKRSRTRTNSDTTQLTTGSKVQHRLLVEPTTTATTTTTAASCVSSRNPSPPPAQPQRNNHLLTVPGTPACASTNGSSINTYSNHTNNNNNNDITTTNPINGNPSSGKSGNHSTDSYTVNQELTVPCGNGLDEQLVKLT; translated from the coding sequence ATGGAGGAGGGAAATACAACGTCATTCGTTCTTCTTGGAGGGTACGATTCGTTAATTGACCAGAATGTATCTGCATTCGGCATTTACCAAGCGAACAGTGAACCGAACGACACGTTCATGGGTAACTTCACCTGTCCTCCGACAGACATGCCGACGACCTACTATCTGTTCATGTTCCTGTACGCGGTCGTTTGCCTCGTCGGTGTGCTCGGCAACACGCTCGTCATCTATGTGGTGCTCCGGTTTTCCAACATGCAAACCGTCACCAACATGTACATACTGAACCTTGCGATCGCTGACGAATGCTTCCTGATCGGGATACCGTTCCTGATTGCCACCATGCATATGAAGCGGTGGACGCTTGGTGGTGCCATGTGCAAAGCGTACATGGTGAGTACTTCCGTCACACAGTTCACATCGTCGATTTTCCTGTTCATCATGTCCGCTGATCGGTACATTGCCATCTGTCACCATATCTCGTCACCGAAATATCGGACGCCGCTGGTATCGCGCATAGTGTCATTGCTGGCATGGCTCGCATCCGCCCTGATCATGCTACCGATAATGATCTACGCCGATGTGATAGAACAGAAACCGAACACCTACTCCTGTCAGATACTGTGGCCCGAAACGCACGGCCATCTACCCGGGTACACGTTCACCCTGTACTCGCTGATACTGGGCTTTGTGATTCCGCTTTGCTTCATCATGACCTTCTACTGTCTGGTGATACGTAAGCTGCGCAATGTCGGTCCCAAAACGACGGGAAAATCTCGCGGCAAACGGCGATCCCATCGGAAGGTAACGAAGCTGGTGCTGACCGTCATCACCGTGTATATCCTCTGCTGGTTACCGTACTGGATATCGCAGGTAGCACTGATCACCTCGGACTTCGAAACATGCAGCACAAGGCTGGATCTGATACTGTTCCTACTGGTGGGTTGTCTCGGCTACATCAACTCCGCCATCAATCCGATCCTGTATGCATATCTGAGTGAGAACTTCAAGAAAAGTTTCCTAAAGGCCTGTACCTGTGCCGCACGGGCTGAAGTAAACGCACAGCTTAAGCTGGAGAACAGCGTTATGCCGAAACGCTCACGCACGCGTACCAACTCCGACACTACACAGTTAACTACCGGTTCCAAGGTGCAGCATCGATTGCTAGTGGAACCGACAACGACCGCCACCACTACTACGACGGCGGCCTCGTGTGTATCGTCTCGCAATCCTAGTCCCCCTCCCGCACAACCACAGCGAAATAATCATCTCCTTACCGTACCTGGTACACCGGCCTGTGCATCCACCAATGGTAGTAGTATCAATACGTACAGCAACCAtactaataacaataataataatgatatcaCTACCACCAATCCAATCAATGGCAATCCCAGCAGTGGAAAGAGTGGAAACCATTCTACCGATTCTTACACCGTAAATCAAGAATTGACCGTTCCGTGTGGAAACGGTTTGGACGAACAGCTTGTTAAACTAACGTAA